One Methylosinus sp. LW4 genomic region harbors:
- a CDS encoding nuclear transport factor 2 family protein, with protein sequence MRHNVFEITRLRMSGQIEEMLRYFAPDVIVRYHATKEGLFLPGVLHGREAFRENIRLTDVDYEPLGSEVLDILVDGDMTAVRWRNSWRHRNSGRTATMDMAHFLSWRNGMVVEVFEYLDYHGWNPFSDHELIERDEPRP encoded by the coding sequence TTGAGACACAATGTCTTCGAGATCACGCGCCTGCGCATGTCGGGCCAGATCGAGGAGATGTTGCGTTATTTTGCGCCGGATGTGATCGTTCGCTATCACGCGACCAAGGAAGGCTTGTTTCTTCCCGGCGTCCTACATGGCCGCGAGGCGTTTCGCGAGAATATTCGTCTCACCGACGTCGACTATGAGCCCCTCGGCAGCGAGGTGCTGGACATATTGGTGGACGGCGACATGACGGCGGTGCGGTGGCGCAACTCCTGGCGGCATCGCAACTCCGGCCGCACGGCGACCATGGACATGGCGCATTTCCTGTCCTGGCGAAACGGCATGGTCGTCGAAGTGTTCGAATATCTCGATTATCACGGCTGGAATCCCTTCAGCGACCACGAGCTCATCGAAAGGGACGAGCCCCGCCCCTGA
- a CDS encoding PhzF family phenazine biosynthesis protein — translation MRLRFFTLDVFTTHRFAGNPLAVVLGADGLDGATMQTIAREFALSETVFVLEPRDPVNTARLRIFTPARELPFAGHPTIGAAILLATQRAPEMLTRNGIVIALEEEVGLVRCDVVRDASRAVLARFAAPRLPLPGAPAPEAEALARALGLSAADIGFARHIPSRFSAGVEFVFIPLSTRAALDRARPDPALFPAVMGEAVGAYLYTSDTVEPASAVCARMFANGVGIGEDPATGSAAAAFAGVAHAFEAPEDGEHEFVIEQGYAMGRPSRIILGSRIEAGRLVTVTVAGHAVEMQRGELEL, via the coding sequence ATGCGATTGCGCTTTTTCACGCTCGACGTCTTCACGACGCATCGTTTCGCCGGCAATCCGCTCGCTGTCGTGCTCGGCGCGGACGGGCTCGACGGCGCGACGATGCAGACTATCGCGCGCGAGTTCGCGCTCAGCGAGACCGTCTTCGTGCTGGAGCCGCGCGACCCGGTGAACACGGCGCGGCTGCGTATCTTCACGCCAGCGCGCGAGCTGCCTTTCGCCGGCCATCCGACCATCGGCGCGGCGATCCTCCTCGCCACACAGCGCGCGCCGGAGATGCTGACGCGCAATGGAATCGTCATCGCGCTCGAGGAGGAGGTCGGCCTCGTCCGCTGCGATGTGGTGAGGGACGCCTCCCGCGCCGTTCTCGCCCGCTTCGCCGCGCCGCGCCTGCCGCTTCCCGGAGCGCCGGCGCCAGAGGCCGAAGCGCTGGCCCGCGCGCTCGGCCTCTCGGCCGCGGATATCGGCTTCGCCCGCCATATTCCTTCGCGCTTCTCGGCCGGAGTGGAGTTCGTCTTCATTCCGCTCTCCACCCGCGCGGCGCTGGATCGCGCGCGGCCGGACCCGGCGCTCTTTCCGGCCGTCATGGGCGAGGCGGTCGGCGCCTATCTCTACACCAGCGACACGGTGGAGCCGGCGAGCGCGGTCTGCGCGCGAATGTTCGCCAATGGCGTCGGCATTGGAGAGGACCCGGCCACGGGCTCGGCCGCCGCGGCCTTCGCCGGCGTCGCCCACGCCTTCGAGGCGCCGGAGGACGGCGAGCACGAATTCGTCATCGAGCAGGGCTACGCCATGGGCCGCCCCTCCCGCATCATCCTCGGCTCGCGGATCGAGGCGGGCCGGCTCGTCACCGTCACGGTGGCGGGCCATGCGGTGGAAATGCAACGCGGAGAATTGGAATTATGA
- a CDS encoding SDR family oxidoreductase: MTSSAHPRIFVTGATGQLGRLVIAALLRNIPATRIVAGVRRTDSDAARDLAARGVELRIADYSRPETLDPAFVGVDRLLLISSSEVGQRVAQHRNVIAAATRAGVGLLAYTSLLRADVSPLALAQEHRETEANLRASGTPFALLRNGWYTENYAASIAPALAHGVFIGAAGAGKIASAARGDYAEAAAAVLTGADQAGRIYELAGDEAYTLGEFAAAISDVAGRKIAYQNLPEADFAGALVGAGLPGAFAALLADSDAGAAKGALFDHGLQLSALIGRPTTPYAVTIAQTWATLAAAHK; the protein is encoded by the coding sequence ATGACTTCCTCCGCTCATCCGCGCATTTTCGTCACCGGCGCGACCGGCCAGCTCGGCCGGCTCGTCATCGCCGCGCTGCTGCGAAACATTCCGGCGACGCGCATCGTCGCCGGCGTGCGCCGAACCGACAGCGACGCCGCCCGCGATCTCGCCGCCCGCGGCGTGGAGCTGCGCATCGCCGATTATTCCCGCCCGGAGACCCTCGACCCGGCCTTCGTGGGCGTCGATCGTCTGCTGCTGATCTCCTCGAGCGAGGTGGGCCAGCGCGTGGCGCAGCACCGCAATGTCATAGCGGCGGCGACGCGGGCCGGCGTCGGCCTTCTCGCCTATACGAGCCTGCTGCGCGCCGATGTCTCGCCGCTGGCGCTGGCGCAGGAACATCGCGAGACGGAAGCAAACCTGCGCGCCTCGGGAACGCCTTTCGCGCTGCTGCGCAATGGCTGGTATACGGAAAATTACGCCGCCTCCATCGCCCCGGCGCTGGCGCATGGCGTCTTCATCGGCGCCGCCGGCGCGGGCAAGATCGCCTCCGCCGCGCGCGGCGATTACGCCGAGGCCGCCGCCGCCGTGCTGACGGGCGCGGATCAGGCCGGCCGCATCTATGAGCTGGCCGGAGACGAGGCCTATACGCTCGGCGAATTCGCCGCCGCGATCAGCGATGTCGCGGGGCGAAAGATCGCCTATCAGAACCTGCCCGAAGCCGATTTCGCCGGGGCTCTCGTCGGCGCCGGCCTGCCGGGCGCATTCGCCGCTCTGCTGGCCGATTCCGACGCGGGCGCGGCGAAAGGCGCGCTGTTCGACCATGGCCTCCAGCTCAGCGCGCTGATCGGCCGGCCGACGACGCCCTACGCCGTCACTATCGCGCAGACATGGGCGACTCTCGCCGCCGCCCACAAATGA
- the aroB gene encoding 3-dehydroquinate synthase, with translation MSKVQAIGGHAARPGGQTPPEDSARAIRGALLGRSLVLVGMMGSGKTSIGQRLAQRLGLPFKDADAEIVAAAAGMSIPDIFAKYGEAHFRDCERRVIARLLAGEPCVLATGGGAFMDEATRARVKERGVSLWFDAAHDVLLRRVRRKGDRPLLQTSDPAAVLRRLMDERYPVYRQADIAVLSRDVAHEVMVEETIAALLAFAHGAPESATTRGFDRFMTSRTPPAPVEPQTVEVGLGDRAYDIIIGAGLLEQAGEHLARVAPGAACAIVTDANVARLQLPVLRHSLEKAGIRTVSIIVEPGEASKSFPVFQRVCEEILEARIERRDVVLALGGGVVGDLAGFAAASVRRGSRFVQAPTTLLAQVDSSVGGKTGINTPQGKNLVGAFYQPSLVLADVDALATLPLREFRAGYAEVVKYGLIDDAFFFEWLENNASAVFADRAARVEAISVSCRSKAKIVARDETEQGDRALLNLGHTFGHALERLVHYDSERLVHGEGVAIGLVSAFRFSARLGLCSLQDAERVGRHLARVGLPTRIRDIPGWRDDADAMLDAMFQDKKVERGALTFILARGIGRSFVSKGVDVDLVRSFLKDEITRE, from the coding sequence ATGAGCAAAGTGCAAGCGATCGGCGGCCATGCGGCGCGGCCGGGCGGACAGACTCCGCCCGAGGACAGCGCGCGCGCCATTCGCGGCGCTCTGCTCGGCCGCTCGCTGGTGCTCGTCGGCATGATGGGCTCGGGCAAGACCTCCATCGGCCAGCGCTTGGCGCAGCGTCTCGGCCTGCCGTTCAAGGACGCCGACGCAGAGATCGTCGCCGCCGCGGCCGGCATGTCGATCCCCGATATTTTCGCCAAATATGGCGAGGCGCATTTCCGCGATTGCGAGCGCCGCGTCATCGCCCGCCTGCTGGCCGGCGAGCCCTGCGTGCTGGCCACCGGCGGCGGCGCCTTCATGGACGAGGCCACCCGCGCGCGGGTGAAGGAGCGCGGCGTCTCGCTGTGGTTCGACGCCGCGCATGACGTGCTGCTGCGCCGCGTGCGCCGCAAGGGCGACCGGCCCCTGCTGCAGACCAGCGACCCCGCCGCCGTGCTGCGCCGGCTGATGGACGAGCGCTATCCGGTCTACCGCCAGGCCGACATCGCCGTGCTCTCCCGCGACGTTGCGCATGAGGTGATGGTCGAGGAGACCATCGCCGCGCTGCTGGCCTTTGCGCATGGAGCGCCGGAGAGCGCGACCACACGAGGATTCGACAGATTCATGACGTCACGAACGCCGCCCGCCCCCGTCGAGCCGCAGACTGTCGAGGTGGGGCTCGGCGACCGCGCCTATGACATCATCATCGGCGCCGGGCTGCTCGAGCAGGCGGGCGAGCATCTCGCGCGCGTCGCGCCGGGCGCCGCCTGCGCCATCGTCACCGACGCCAATGTCGCGCGGCTGCAGCTGCCCGTGCTGCGCCACAGCCTCGAGAAAGCCGGGATACGCACGGTCTCGATCATCGTCGAGCCGGGCGAGGCCTCCAAATCCTTCCCCGTCTTCCAGCGCGTCTGCGAGGAGATTTTGGAAGCCCGCATCGAGCGGCGCGATGTGGTGCTGGCGCTGGGCGGCGGCGTCGTCGGCGATCTCGCCGGCTTCGCGGCGGCGAGCGTCAGGCGCGGCTCGCGCTTCGTGCAGGCGCCGACCACTCTGCTGGCGCAAGTCGACTCCTCCGTCGGCGGCAAGACCGGCATCAACACGCCGCAGGGCAAGAATCTCGTCGGCGCCTTCTATCAGCCCTCGCTGGTGCTGGCCGATGTCGACGCTCTGGCCACTCTGCCGCTGCGCGAGTTCCGCGCCGGCTACGCCGAGGTCGTGAAATACGGCCTCATCGACGACGCCTTCTTCTTCGAATGGCTGGAGAACAACGCCTCCGCCGTCTTCGCCGACCGCGCCGCGCGCGTCGAGGCGATCTCGGTGAGCTGCCGCTCCAAGGCCAAGATCGTCGCCCGCGACGAGACCGAGCAGGGCGATCGCGCTCTGCTCAATCTCGGCCATACTTTCGGTCACGCCCTCGAGCGGCTCGTCCATTACGACAGCGAGCGCCTCGTCCATGGCGAGGGCGTCGCCATCGGCCTCGTCAGCGCCTTCCGCTTCTCGGCGCGGCTCGGCCTCTGCAGCCTGCAGGACGCCGAGCGCGTCGGCCGCCATCTCGCCCGCGTCGGCCTGCCGACCCGCATTCGCGACATTCCCGGCTGGCGCGACGACGCCGACGCCATGCTCGACGCCATGTTCCAGGACAAGAAGGTCGAGAGAGGCGCGCTCACCTTCATTCTGGCGCGCGGGATCGGACGGTCCTTCGTCTCCAAGGGCGTGGACGTCGATCTGGTGCGCAGCTTCCTCAAAGACGAAATCACGCGCGAGTAG
- the kdsA gene encoding 3-deoxy-8-phosphooctulonate synthase: MSQAADFSTVTVGASRRVVFGDHLPLALIAGPCALESRAQGLEIAEALAALAERLSIGVVFKASFDKANRSSGSSGRGLGLAAALPIFAEIEERFGLPILTDVHETTQCAPVAEVADILQIPAFLCRQTDLLAAAARTGRVVNVKKGQFLAPWDMRHAIDKLRAEGAAGALVTERGTSFGYNALVSDMRALPILAETTGVPVIFDATHSVQQPGGLGAASGGERRFVPVLARAAAAVGVAGLFIETHPDPDSAVSDGPNMIALRDLPALVEELLPFDRLAKELSA; this comes from the coding sequence ATGAGCCAAGCGGCGGATTTCTCCACGGTCACGGTCGGCGCTTCTCGCCGCGTCGTCTTCGGCGATCATTTGCCGCTCGCCCTCATCGCCGGCCCCTGCGCGCTGGAGAGCCGCGCGCAGGGCCTGGAGATCGCCGAAGCGCTGGCCGCGCTCGCCGAGCGGCTGAGCATTGGCGTGGTCTTCAAAGCCTCTTTCGACAAGGCCAATCGCAGCTCCGGCTCCTCAGGACGCGGCCTCGGCCTTGCCGCCGCTCTGCCGATCTTCGCCGAGATCGAGGAGCGCTTCGGCCTTCCCATCCTCACCGACGTCCATGAGACGACGCAATGCGCGCCTGTCGCGGAAGTGGCGGATATTCTGCAAATCCCCGCCTTCCTCTGCCGGCAGACCGATCTTCTGGCGGCGGCGGCGCGCACGGGGCGCGTCGTCAATGTGAAGAAGGGCCAGTTTCTCGCGCCCTGGGACATGCGCCACGCCATCGACAAGCTGCGCGCCGAAGGCGCCGCCGGCGCGCTGGTCACGGAGCGCGGAACCAGCTTCGGCTATAACGCCCTCGTCTCCGACATGCGCGCGCTGCCCATTCTCGCCGAGACGACCGGCGTTCCAGTCATTTTCGACGCCACGCATTCCGTGCAGCAGCCGGGTGGGCTCGGCGCGGCCTCCGGCGGCGAAAGGCGCTTCGTGCCCGTGCTGGCGCGGGCTGCGGCGGCTGTGGGCGTCGCCGGCCTCTTCATCGAGACGCATCCAGACCCGGACAGCGCCGTCTCCGACGGTCCGAACATGATCGCGCTGCGCGATCTGCCGGCGCTGGTGGAGGAGTTGCTGCCCTTCGATCGGCTGGCGAAAGAGCTTTCCGCTTGA
- a CDS encoding HlyC/CorC family transporter: protein MHGGAEAGLENVDIWVATLVVLLCVLLSAFFSASETALTAASHAHMHSLEKEGDRRAAVVNRLLRQRNRMIAALLLGSTLVNIGGSAFTTSVLVYLTGESGAVYATIIMTVLLLVFAEVLPKTVAINHPDRLSLRVARVISVFVAVFGPLLFAVEAFVRGVLKLAGVEIGHGRTLLSPYDELKSAVDIMHEEGTVERNWRDMFGGVLDLQVLHVADVMIHRTKMRTIDADLPPEQIVREVLASPFTRMPLWRDRPDNFIGVIHSKDLLRALDAAKADFSKLNVDDIALEPWFVPESTTLEDQLEAFLKRKTHFALVVDEYGEVMGLVTLEDILEEIVGDIRDEHDLAMQGVRPQEDGSVLVDGAVPVRDLNRVMEWSLPDEEATTIAGLVIHEAAAIPEAGQVFNFHGFRFEVLRKMRNRITVLKVTPAEAKEPE, encoded by the coding sequence ATGCACGGCGGAGCGGAAGCGGGCCTGGAGAATGTCGACATATGGGTCGCGACCCTGGTCGTGCTTTTATGCGTGCTTCTCTCGGCCTTTTTCTCCGCCTCGGAGACGGCGCTGACCGCCGCCTCCCATGCGCATATGCACTCGCTGGAGAAGGAGGGCGATCGCCGCGCGGCGGTGGTCAATCGCCTGCTGCGCCAGCGCAATCGCATGATCGCGGCGCTGCTGCTCGGCTCCACTCTGGTCAATATCGGCGGCTCGGCCTTCACCACCAGCGTGCTGGTCTATCTCACCGGCGAGAGCGGCGCCGTCTACGCGACCATCATCATGACGGTGCTGCTGCTGGTCTTCGCCGAGGTTCTGCCCAAGACGGTGGCGATCAACCATCCAGACCGCCTGTCCCTGCGCGTCGCCCGCGTCATCAGCGTCTTCGTCGCCGTCTTCGGCCCGCTGCTCTTTGCGGTGGAGGCCTTCGTGCGCGGTGTGCTGAAGCTCGCGGGCGTCGAGATCGGCCATGGCCGCACGCTGCTCTCGCCCTATGACGAGCTCAAGAGCGCCGTCGACATCATGCATGAGGAAGGCACCGTCGAGCGCAATTGGCGCGACATGTTCGGCGGCGTGCTCGATCTACAAGTGCTGCATGTCGCCGATGTGATGATCCACCGCACCAAGATGCGCACCATAGACGCCGATCTGCCGCCCGAGCAGATCGTGCGCGAGGTGCTGGCCTCACCTTTCACGCGCATGCCCTTGTGGCGCGACCGCCCGGACAATTTCATCGGCGTCATCCACTCCAAGGATCTGCTGCGCGCGCTCGACGCGGCGAAGGCGGATTTCTCCAAGCTCAATGTCGACGATATCGCGCTCGAGCCCTGGTTCGTGCCGGAGTCGACGACGCTCGAGGATCAGCTCGAGGCCTTCCTCAAGCGCAAGACGCATTTCGCGCTCGTCGTCGACGAATATGGCGAGGTGATGGGCCTCGTCACGCTCGAGGACATATTGGAGGAGATCGTCGGCGACATTCGCGACGAGCATGACCTCGCCATGCAGGGCGTGCGCCCGCAGGAGGACGGTTCGGTGCTCGTCGACGGCGCCGTGCCGGTGCGCGATCTCAATCGCGTCATGGAATGGAGCCTGCCGGACGAGGAGGCGACGACCATCGCTGGCCTCGTCATCCATGAGGCGGCGGCGATTCCCGAGGCGGGGCAAGTGTTCAACTTCCACGGTTTCCGCTTCGAGGTGCTGCGCAAGATGCGCAACCGCATCACCGTGCTGAAAGTGACGCCCGCGGAGGCCAAGGAGCCGGAGTGA
- a CDS encoding peptide MFS transporter yields the protein MSARSADLLGHPKGLAFLFATEMWERFSYYGMRALLVLYMVDHLLAPERAQSVIGLGALKQGLEFLLGPLAPQPFASQIYGLYTGFVYLTPILGGYLADRWLGRRYTVILGAALMMAGHFMMASEGLFLLALVTLALGNGAFKPNIVTQVGGLYRQDDPRRDRAFSIFYVGINLGAFLAPLVSGTLGETWGWHYGFASAGIGMGIGLAIYLAGLPSLPLEAAPAPVDATATHGDGRALLGLLLLAPPAILFWAAYEQQGNTIALWAERFTDRHVDLLFWRGEIPVTWFQAVNPLMIFLFTPPLVALWARLAAAGREPSTIVKLSLGCFCLGLSYLILVFAAETRGEGLSSWLWLAAYFALLTLGELCFSPITLSLVSRLAPPRSRSMAMGAWFLTMFAGNFLGGWLGGFWSSLSGAGFFALIAGAAVAAGAMIELTRRFRSGLIPD from the coding sequence GTGAGCGCGCGCTCGGCCGATCTTCTCGGCCATCCGAAGGGCCTCGCCTTTCTCTTCGCGACCGAGATGTGGGAGCGCTTCTCCTATTATGGAATGCGCGCTCTGCTCGTGCTCTACATGGTCGATCATCTGCTCGCGCCGGAGCGAGCGCAGAGCGTCATCGGCCTCGGCGCGCTGAAGCAGGGGCTCGAATTTCTGCTCGGCCCGCTGGCGCCGCAGCCTTTCGCCTCACAAATCTACGGGCTCTACACCGGCTTCGTCTATCTGACGCCCATTCTCGGCGGCTATCTCGCGGATCGCTGGCTCGGGCGCCGCTACACGGTGATTCTCGGCGCGGCGCTGATGATGGCCGGCCATTTCATGATGGCGTCCGAAGGCCTGTTTCTGCTGGCGCTGGTCACATTGGCGCTCGGCAATGGCGCCTTCAAGCCCAATATCGTCACGCAAGTCGGCGGGCTCTATCGGCAAGACGATCCGCGCCGCGACCGCGCCTTCTCTATCTTCTATGTCGGTATAAATCTCGGAGCCTTTCTCGCGCCGCTGGTGAGCGGCACGCTGGGCGAGACTTGGGGCTGGCATTACGGCTTCGCCAGCGCCGGGATCGGCATGGGGATCGGCCTCGCGATCTATCTTGCGGGCCTGCCGAGCTTGCCGCTCGAGGCCGCGCCCGCGCCGGTCGACGCGACTGCGACGCACGGCGATGGGCGCGCGCTGCTCGGCCTGCTGCTGCTGGCGCCGCCGGCCATTCTCTTTTGGGCGGCCTATGAGCAGCAGGGCAACACCATCGCGCTGTGGGCGGAGCGCTTCACCGATCGCCATGTCGATCTTCTGTTCTGGCGCGGCGAAATTCCCGTCACCTGGTTTCAGGCCGTCAATCCGCTGATGATCTTCCTCTTCACGCCGCCTCTGGTGGCGCTGTGGGCGCGGCTCGCGGCGGCGGGGCGGGAGCCCTCGACCATCGTCAAATTGTCGCTCGGCTGCTTTTGCCTCGGCCTTTCCTATCTGATCCTCGTTTTCGCCGCGGAGACGCGCGGGGAGGGGCTGTCGAGCTGGCTGTGGCTGGCGGCCTATTTCGCTTTGCTCACGCTCGGCGAATTGTGCTTTTCGCCGATCACGCTCTCGCTGGTGTCGCGTCTCGCGCCGCCGCGCTCGCGCTCAATGGCCATGGGCGCCTGGTTCCTCACAATGTTCGCCGGCAATTTTCTCGGCGGCTGGCTCGGCGGCTTCTGGTCGAGCCTCTCGGGCGCGGGCTTTTTCGCGCTCATCGCCGGCGCGGCCGTCGCTGCGGGCGCGATGATCGAGCTCACGCGCCGCTTTCGCTCGGGTCTCATTCCCGATTGA
- a CDS encoding DUF2939 domain-containing protein, whose translation MRRALIAVFALLALALLYAGYAFLSLRQLEAGVKAGDAAAISDHVDFPAVRASIKEQLSAIVMSRALDEADRRRSAGARLGAGLLAAIGPALIDTAIDRFVSPAAIGALLARRAPAAGGGGGEAGGQEPKELDLRRFAHRFELLSPTRFRITHKDGVAIVFALTDWTWKVADIRIPPDILKKIMRPDAGEPL comes from the coding sequence ATGCGACGCGCTCTAATCGCCGTTTTCGCCCTTCTCGCTCTTGCGCTTCTCTACGCCGGCTACGCCTTTCTCTCGCTGCGCCAGCTCGAGGCGGGGGTGAAGGCGGGCGACGCCGCGGCCATTTCCGATCATGTCGATTTTCCCGCCGTGCGCGCCTCCATCAAGGAGCAGCTTTCGGCCATCGTCATGTCGCGCGCGCTGGACGAGGCGGATAGGCGCCGCAGCGCCGGTGCGCGGCTCGGCGCCGGGCTGCTGGCCGCGATCGGCCCCGCTCTCATCGACACGGCGATCGATCGCTTCGTCTCGCCCGCCGCCATCGGCGCTCTGCTGGCGCGGCGCGCGCCGGCGGCCGGCGGCGGTGGAGGCGAGGCCGGCGGACAAGAGCCGAAGGAGCTCGATCTGCGTCGCTTCGCGCATCGCTTCGAGCTTCTGTCGCCGACGCGGTTTCGCATCACCCATAAGGATGGCGTCGCCATCGTCTTCGCGCTCACAGATTGGACGTGGAAGGTCGCCGATATTCGCATCCCGCCGGATATTCTGAAAAAGATCATGCGGCCGGACGCCGGCGAGCCTCTGTGA
- the queF gene encoding preQ(1) synthase, whose amino-acid sequence MTKTHKGAALLGQKAPLPQSPEEAELDLVANPHPGETYLVRFAAPEFTSLCPVTGQPDFAHIVIDYAPMEWLVESKSLKLYLGSYRNHGAFHEDCTIRIAKDLVAAMTPRWLRIGGYWYPRGGIPIDVFWQTGAPPAGLWLPDQGVPPYRGRG is encoded by the coding sequence ATGACGAAGACGCATAAGGGCGCCGCGCTTCTCGGGCAGAAGGCGCCGCTGCCGCAATCGCCCGAAGAGGCCGAGCTCGACCTCGTCGCCAATCCGCATCCGGGCGAGACCTATCTCGTCCGTTTCGCCGCGCCGGAATTCACCTCGCTCTGCCCGGTGACCGGCCAGCCGGATTTCGCGCATATCGTCATCGACTATGCGCCCATGGAATGGCTCGTCGAATCGAAGTCGCTGAAGCTCTATCTCGGCAGCTATCGCAATCACGGCGCCTTCCATGAGGATTGCACCATTCGCATCGCCAAGGATCTCGTGGCCGCGATGACGCCGCGCTGGCTGCGCATCGGCGGCTATTGGTATCCGCGCGGCGGCATTCCGATCGACGTCTTCTGGCAGACGGGCGCGCCGCCCGCAGGACTCTGGCTGCCCGACCAGGGCGTGCCGCCCTATCGCGGGCGGGGGTGA
- a CDS encoding winged helix-turn-helix transcriptional regulator — MGQGDAEGTVSMTAREELARKFDEWRGLALDASRCPVRDVLDRVGDKWSTLILIALAGGPQRFGALNRATPDISKRMLTQTLRTLERDGLVARRVYPTKPPSVDYRLTPLGVAMMEPLAALIRWAEQSHPAIVAARRRFDEGPVADEGLAADEAPAEESAA; from the coding sequence TTGGGACAAGGGGACGCCGAGGGAACCGTCTCGATGACGGCGCGGGAGGAGCTCGCGCGCAAATTCGACGAATGGCGAGGTCTGGCGCTGGATGCGAGCCGCTGTCCGGTGCGCGATGTGCTGGATCGCGTCGGCGACAAATGGTCGACGCTGATCTTGATCGCGCTGGCTGGGGGACCGCAGCGTTTCGGCGCGCTCAATCGCGCGACGCCGGATATTTCGAAGCGCATGCTGACGCAGACGCTGCGCACGTTGGAGCGCGATGGGCTTGTCGCGCGCAGGGTCTATCCGACCAAGCCGCCGAGCGTGGATTATCGGCTGACGCCGCTCGGCGTCGCCATGATGGAGCCGCTGGCCGCGCTCATTCGCTGGGCGGAGCAGAGCCATCCGGCGATCGTCGCTGCGCGTCGGCGCTTCGACGAAGGGCCTGTCGCAGACGAAGGGCTCGCCGCAGACGAAGCGCCTGCCGAAGAGAGCGCGGCGTGA
- a CDS encoding NUDIX hydrolase yields the protein MSGEIEIADAAALHCVLEPHDWAFDRLRGAEIDAHWAARRALVPSLYDGPVLLAHGVSRGENGTLGVKFFATRFSRFLAWRDFGFPGGGVHNCFSMPALRSSDGAFLLGEMGADHSAPGAIYFPAGTPDPSDLRDGIVDLEANLLRELEEETGIAAHEVRLSPEWTIVFAGPRVACMRIAQSSLSAAALEERVTAFIAAQSKPELAGVRMAARQADLAEPRMLHFIRRFLEPLLPT from the coding sequence ATGAGCGGCGAGATCGAGATCGCCGACGCCGCCGCCCTGCATTGCGTGCTCGAGCCGCATGACTGGGCCTTCGATCGGTTGCGCGGCGCGGAGATCGACGCCCATTGGGCCGCGCGCCGCGCCCTGGTCCCCTCGCTCTATGACGGGCCTGTGCTGCTCGCCCATGGCGTCTCGCGCGGGGAGAATGGGACGCTCGGCGTCAAATTCTTCGCGACGCGCTTCTCGCGCTTTCTCGCCTGGCGGGATTTCGGCTTTCCGGGCGGCGGCGTCCACAATTGCTTCTCCATGCCGGCGCTGCGCTCGTCCGACGGCGCCTTTCTGCTCGGCGAGATGGGGGCGGATCATTCCGCTCCCGGGGCGATCTATTTCCCCGCCGGCACGCCGGACCCGAGCGACCTGCGCGACGGGATCGTCGATCTCGAGGCCAATCTGCTCCGCGAGCTGGAGGAGGAGACCGGCATTGCGGCGCATGAGGTGCGGCTTTCGCCCGAATGGACCATCGTCTTCGCCGGGCCGCGCGTCGCCTGCATGCGAATCGCGCAATCCTCGCTCTCCGCCGCCGCGCTGGAGGAGCGCGTGACCGCCTTTATCGCCGCGCAGAGCAAGCCGGAGCTGGCCGGCGTGCGCATGGCCGCGCGGCAAGCCGACCTCGCCGAGCCACGAATGCTTCACTTCATCCGCCGTTTTCTCGAGCCGCTGCTGCCCACATGA